The Veillonellaceae bacterium genomic interval ATGGTAAGCGGTACTTATGTTGTAAATGCCAAGATGCTCGACGATATTAAATATAGCCGATACGGCCAGCATGCAAGCAATCTTGGCGCTATCTTGGCGAGTTTGATTGCGGAAAGGGCAGGGTGCCCAGCCTTCATTGTGGATCCTGTTGTTGTAGATGAACTTGATGAGGTTGCCCGCATCACCGGCTGGCCAGAAACACCTCGCCGCAGCATATTTCATGCTTTGAATCAAAAGGCGGTTGGAAAACGTTTTGCTAAAAGCCAACAACGCTCTTATGAAGAGCTTAATCTGATTATTGCCCACCTTGGGGGCGGGATTTCGGTCGGCTGCCATAAACAAGGACGCGTCGTTGATGTTAATAATGCTCTTAACGGTGAAGGACCCTTCTCACCCGAGCGGGCCGGCACTATGCCAGCGAGCCAATTCGCCGATCTTATAATCGATAACAAGCTGACTAAAGCTGATGTTGCCAAAAGGATCGCCGGCAAAGGAGGATTGGTGGCGCACCTGAGCACCAATGACGCCCGGGAGGTCGAAGAGCGGATAAAAGCCGGTGATAAAGAGGCTGAAAAAGTTTATCAAGCCATGATTTATCAAGTTGCCCGCTATATTGCGGCGGCAGCCGTGCCGGTATGCGGCAACGTTGACTACATCATTCTGACAGGCGGCATTGCCTACTCGGAGTATCTTACTGCTAAGTTAAAAGAGTATATCGGTTTCCTAGCTCCGGTTGTAATTATTCCCGGAGAAAATGAGCTGCAAGCCTTGGCCGAAGGAGCTTACCGCGTCCTAGCCGGTGAAGAAACGCCAAAAGAATATTAAGACTGTAGCGCCCTTGCCGGGCGCTTTTTATATGCCAAAATCATTTATAAAAATTATTTCTAGCCAACATGGTTCGACATTATTTCTAAAGGAACAGAAAG includes:
- the buk gene encoding butyrate kinase, with product MAYKILAINPGSTSTKIAVYHDTAEQLSQSLSHSVEELAGFTNIIDQLDYRLEKINAFLASQNLLPQDFSAIVGRGGLFRPMVSGTYVVNAKMLDDIKYSRYGQHASNLGAILASLIAERAGCPAFIVDPVVVDELDEVARITGWPETPRRSIFHALNQKAVGKRFAKSQQRSYEELNLIIAHLGGGISVGCHKQGRVVDVNNALNGEGPFSPERAGTMPASQFADLIIDNKLTKADVAKRIAGKGGLVAHLSTNDAREVEERIKAGDKEAEKVYQAMIYQVARYIAAAAVPVCGNVDYIILTGGIAYSEYLTAKLKEYIGFLAPVVIIPGENELQALAEGAYRVLAGEETPKEY